The Mustela nigripes isolate SB6536 chromosome 6, MUSNIG.SB6536, whole genome shotgun sequence DNA window aagtgactgcctttggctcaggtcatgatcctggagtcccaggatcaagccccgcatggggctcccacctccccagcgagtctgcttctacctctgacctttcccttctcatgctctctctctctctctcaaatggacaataaaatcttcaaaataaataaataaatagatagatagataaataaataaatacagcataTATTTgcgtttgcttttcttttttccagtctACAGCCTCTGTGTTTTAAATGGAAGTCAGtcacttatatttaatataattacttaTAAATTGGGGTTTAAAGGTACTATCTTATCTTTTGTtcacattcctttctctctttcttgccttcttttggacTGTTTGCCTTATAGCATTTCTCCCAACTATATACTTTTTCACTGCATAAATTCTTGAATTTCAATATAAAACTACTAAGTTAGAAACTGGTATAGAGTTCCTGATTCATTGGACCTATGATGAGACTTGAGAATGTGAATTTCCAGCAAATTCACAGACGATACTGATGCTACTGGTCTACTGACCACACTCGGAGAACCTTTGGTTTGCAGGATTAAATGGACCAGATATACAGAGATCAGCAGATACTGAAATAATCAAAGCAAATGATCATGGTCTTGACTAGGACACTGGCAGTAAAAATTTTTACAAGTATTTTACAAGTATTAataacactgaaagaaataaagggtTCCAGAATAGAACCAGGTTTTAGAGTGATAAAGATGAATTTTGCTGACATTTTTACCTTTGAAGtatagaaaacagaaagcaaTTATAATCATCAGAATTGAGGATTTCACAAGCtaatattattttctgttctttagaactattttaaaataaagttgtcctgataaaaataattatgtaaatatatttatcacAAAGGAAAAACTGGGTTAAGTTTAtaacatttaagatttttaagtttctaaaactTAGTTTTCTCTAATGAGATGCATCATCAATACGTGCTGCTGCCATCTAGTTAGATTACAACTAGTGAACTGGACACTGGGTAAGGTTTGAAAGTGCATTTAGTCTGTTGTATCAACCAGATGAGGGACACAGAAGAGTTAGATCAACGGATATTCCTTCACACGTGCTTCAGTATACAGACAGACCTTCTAGTGACCCAATCAGCTGGATTCTGctacaaaacaaagcaaatgcatgaaataaattaactaaatgaGTTAATTTACCAAAAAAGTCAccaattaaataatttatctgaCACATGAATTTCAATTTATaacactgattatttttaaataaaaggagaggATATGACTACAACTCAAAAACatacattttccctttatttttacatgtatacATCCTAGAGAGTATCTAAGTCACAGCATGAGGGACACTGAGAAACATATGTAATATTAAAAACCATTCTGTTCAGTATTTTGCTTGAGTAATTatggtttgtttacttttttagattttatttatttatttgacagagagatagagagaagtacaagtaggcagagcagcaggcagagggagaagcaggctctccactgagcagggagcccgaagtggggctcgatcccaggaccctgggatcacaacctgagctgaaggcagaccctgagccacccagatgccccagtaattattgtaattttaatataaatgtatatactatTTATCTAGGAACCCAACTGAATATGAAACTCTGctagagactgaaaaaaaaaattgaacccaCAGTAAATAAAACGTGACATCTTCATTCATAGATGAGTGCCCAAAAATGATttacataaacaaaatgtgtcaACAACCTGTAGAAAGCTTTATAACTGAGGTAAGTTTGTGATAAAATAAAGGCATGTTTCCCAAAATGTAACCAAAATGTATTGTAACATAACAAATCTCTTTTGTAAAAGTATAGAAGTTTCTGATTAGTGTTTTAGATACATAATTTTAGAGGATCCTAGAAATAATTGAAATCTTCATAAACAGCAAATGGGATTTCAGAGGTGGATCATGATAAGTAATCTTAAGACAGGAAGATCCTAGTAGTCTGTAGATGAGATAGTTTCTAAAGAGCTGTAATACAGGGGGGTTTTTAGTGTTCTGACCATAGCTTTAAGTATCAAGTCATTATTACTCATTACTTAAAAGCCTTCCTTGGCTTCTGTATTAAGACTCATATTGTTGCTGTaacacaaacttagtggcttaaacgacacaaataaatttatcttaaaattgtAGTGGTCAGAGTTCTCAAATGGGTTTCCCTGAATTAATATCAAGACGCCAGCAGGGCTGTATTCtttcctggattctttttttttttttttaaagattttattaatttatttgacagagagagatcacagtaggcagagaggcaggcagagagaggggaagggaaggaagcaggcccctgccgagcagagagcccgatgcgggactcgatcccaggaccctgagatcatgacctgagcggaaggcagcggcttaacccactgagctacccaggcgccctttcctgGATTCTTTAAGGGAGAAtctattttcttgccttttcctgcttccttgGAAAGGGAGGTGACCCGCATTCCTTGGCTCCTGGTCCCCTTCTGTATTCAAAGCTAGCGTGGCTGGTtgagtctttctctgattatatCACTCTGACCTCCTCTTTCCACATTAAAGGACCCTTGTGACTACCTGACATCTtctaggataatctccctattttaaggtcaactgATTAGCCACCTTAACTTCGTCTGTCACTTTAATTCCCCATTACCATGGAATGTAAGATAGtcataggttctggggattaggatgtacACCTCTTAGTAGGGAGGAGCATTATTTTTCCTATCAGGATTTCCCAGTGTCACCAAAACTATGCTGGCTCTCAAAGATTTTGACATTATTGATCCCAATTTACTCTCCTGCCTTGGCCATAAGACTCCATTCTTTGAACCTGCTGTTCCAACCACACGGTCTATCTGATGTTCCCTCCCAAACAGCCTGTACTCACACAGCTCTACAGCTTTGCTCTTGGCATTTTCTCTTCATTGATGTTCTCTTCATTCTTCCCTACGTTTCCTTCCCAGATGAAAATCCCTTTCTCAAAATTTCATAGCAAATGTTTCATTCGCCATGAAGCTTTTCTCCTAATCTTTCCTCTGTAGAGGTATCATGGTGTTTGTACTTCCCTACAGAACTTAACAATACATTTCCTTCGATAGTTATTCCTGTTCTTTGCTGGAGAATGCTCTCATTGAAGGCAGAATCGCATAGATTCATCCCCACTTTTGTGTCTCTTTTCTACATTACCATCTAGTAAAATCACCCCCCTTCACCCAGTCGTGCTTCGCAAACTGGGGAGTCATCTCTGACCAGGCCATCAGTGAACTTCACCAGTGCTCCCTCCTGATCGAAGTTACCTTCATCTCTTGCCTTCTCTACTGGACTCCTTGTTTTCAATCTTGCTCCTGTATCTCTCACCTTGCACATGTGAGCCTGTGCATATGCATAggtgcgcgcacgcgcgcacacacacacacacacacacaaattctatTCTCAACTCAGCATCCAAAGGGATTATTTACATTGTGTTGAAGTCAAGTCTGAGTATAACTCAGTCCTGCTTAATGTCAGACAGCTTCCCAACACACATAAAATAGAATCCAAAGTCCATACCATGATCTACAAGGCGTAACCTCACCTCCTGCTGTCTTCCATCTTGCTTGCTAGAGTCCTGCCTCACTGTCAACCTCCCTGTTCCTCAGGGAGCCTGGCAACCACTTGCCCCAAAGCCTGTGCACTTGCTGTGTCTCCAGCCTATTTTTCCAGGTAGCCACATGATTGACTCTTTTATGTCCTTTATGCCTCTCCTCAGGCCCTCATGTTCTTTGGGTCTCTGTACAAACGTCACTTAATCGGCCATCTCATGCAAAATGTAGGCCTTCGTCTCTTCCACCACTGTCTGTATCCTTATGCTGCCTGCATTTTCTTACACCTATCATTACATGACATGACATAATAAACCTACTTCTTGTCTGTCACCGTCCACAAAAACATAAACTTGATGATGGCATAAAGTTGATCTCTCCTCTAGGCTCAGAATCTGCAAGCGTGCATAGCACAGAGTAGGCATTTAACAAagttaaatgaataaacttaatTTTGTATGTCCTCCTATTTCCTGCTCCATTCTTTGATCACAAATGCTAAGCAAGTATTGCAGAAGTGAATTTTACCCATTTGCCAAAAGTTATTTAATAGACTCACCAGAGGAAAAACCATAGCAAGCCACTTTTATCATAGAGAAATAAAGACACTAGAGAAATTGTCACAATTCAGCTTagtcttttattatttcattttcatatgctGGACCTCCCTTGGTCACAAAGTGTATCGCACTGAGTATTTATTTCAAGGATGGAGTTCAGAAATTAATCCCAGCAGACCACCTTTCCTACACAGGATgtgtggctggggcaggggatggggctTTGGGACACGCTAGTATGGATGTGAAGGACACCTAGAAGATGACTGTAAGCTGCAAAGGCGCAGTTAGGAACATCCAGTCTGGGGGGATACACTCAAAGCTTAAAGTGTTTCTTCTTCCGTGAATTTCTCTTTCACAACACGGGTTTCTTAGAAACagacttttttccctctgtgtctggGTTTTTCAGACCAgagaaagcaattaaaaaaaaaacaaaaaaacctcagagcaaaaataaaacacatagctTCTAATCACCCACTCCCTTGTTGCACATATAagaagtagttttaaaaattcatcttttctttgtCACCCACTGTCTGTATTGATGCAAAATCAAATGTCTGGAACTGTGTAAGTTCATTCCATTTATactttacctattttattttaaaatatgttatttatttatgtaagagagagaaagcaggagagcacagatggagagggagaaacaggttccctgctaagcagagagcccgctatggggctcgatcctaggaccctgagatcatgacctgaactgaaggcaggcgcttaactgactgagctacccaggcgcccctacactaaaccaattttaaatgatcatttccACACTACTGTTaaatgcttctcttcctttccttcagaaTTTCCTTGAGTCCTTCTTTTTATACCAACTCCCAAAACTCAGTAGCATCAGTCAATGTCTTTTAACCAAAAAACACAAGTTTTAATCACAATGAATACTTTTggttcttattttacttttcttgcaCAATTGAAGAGTATGTTTTCTAAGCCAATGGTTTTTGACTCTGTGTACAGATTAGAATCACctgcaaaacttaaaaaaaaaaaaaaagaaaaaagaaaaaggaaaaacaaaacaccaaggcTCAGGACTCTCCCTAGACCTGAGTGGGGGACCCAAGCATCagaatctctttttaaagataccCAGCGAGTCTAATATGCAGCAATGGTTAAGAACCAAAGCTCTTAGCCCACACGACTGTAAGCCACTCAGAAATAATGCAGTAATGAGAATAGTAGCAAGAGGAAGTTGATCCCACATTTAGATTTCCCTATGGCTAAATCCCAGAGCAGGCCATTGTCCCATGTATAACTAGTTAATTTGTATACTATATTACATGACTGGATGGATATAGTGATTACCCTTGACAATATGGATATGATTCAAAACCTAAATAAGCTGAATAGtacttaaagatatttaaaaagagtATAGTCAAATGTCACATTAATTCACACTATCTTCCTTAGTAGTCTGTGGCTTAAGAATTATAcatttgcagggtgcctgggtggctcagtgggttaaagcctctgcctccagctcaggtctgggatcccagggtcctgggacagagccccacattgggctctctgctcagcagggagcctgcttcccttcctttctctctgcctgtctctctgcctacttgtgatctctgtctgtcaaataaataaataaaatatttttaaaaaaaagaattatacacttGTGAtagtctttccctttccctgcctttgACTATAATTAATGCAGCAAGCtcaagggaggggtggaggaaagtccttgttctcttttctttctttctttcttttaccctAAGAAGTGATTTCCTAAATGGTTTCTCCTGTAGTGGGTCAAGAAAAAGACAAGGCTGAAGGTGATTAGGATTGGTGGACTAAAGGTAACCCAGACATTCTATAAAGAGCCTTCAATAAATAGGCAACATAAGGCAAAGAAAAGATGCTGGCACCCAAGAGGCAATAGAAGAGGGCAATGGGTATTGCCTAATTACAAGAGCACTGTGGACACATTCTGCTTCTGTACCAGACTCTGGCACAATATTTTGGTTATATTGAATTTTCCCATCACTAATTGCTTAGAATTTCCAAATTGAGCATTTAATTGTCCAAAGTGGAAAGGTGACTGTGAAAGAAGAGACTTATGCTCTATAAATGCTATACTGTAATCATAATTTGGATAAAGAGATTTTTACTGACTGGTTTGGCTCGGGAAACATTGACTAAATTGACTGGGACGTTGTTCATCACTTTTTGGTAGCATAAGTATCTTTCTCTAgctctgtcatttcttgactacTTTACTTTGTAAAATGTCATTTTGTTCAGATACTTCTTCAAAACAATTGTTGCCAGGATCTGAACTGGAACTGGAAGAAAACAGGTTATTTgtaacaaaaagagataaaattgtAGTATTACATAAAGCATTATGACTGCTTCCAAgtgatttaaaaatctatgtcCTAATGATCTCAATTTACTTTTTCTGCCAGATCCTTCAAAATTGCCTGGAAATTACAAAGCAGGCTTTTTGCAGTAAATTCTAACTCCTCAATATCTTAATTGGATATTAGCCATTTactggtatgtgtgtatgtaatgTCTGAACTATCTTAAACTAATTAGCAGTGTTTCACCAATTAAAACAATGCCTCTTAAATAATGAGCTACCATATAATTTCTAAATCATTACTACTGCTTAGCACCTTCTTTGATATTACTGGCTTAATCCtgaaaaaaatgtgatatttctAAAACCTAAGGTTTCTTTTACAATTTCTGAGTTTTAACAGATTAactcacaatatttgtttttgagaCATGGCTTCTTCAAGACATTGAACATTATACCATATCTAAATAcgtaattttatatttacttcttatatattattatcatttttaaggtaaaggaaaattatttgccAGCAggaacacatcttttttttttttttaagaggagtcatatttttaaaaaggaattcttttttaaaagttttccaaattCAAGAATTTACTGTTTGCTTAGGAAACAAGACCTAGAGTTCTACTGCAGAGAAATATTGTTTTAAGTTATCTTAAAATGCTAATATAGAAATGTTTACTTTTGTATTAATACATCTTGTCACATTTAACAGAAAGTTCTCCAGTGTACTCAAGATTCATTCCCTTTTGGATTGTTTTTTCTGCTTATCTCCGAGCAGAGTCctcaaaaagagggaaaatgacagtaactttaaagaagaaacacaCCTTTACTCAATAGTTAAACGAGAATAGTAAAAACAGACCaagaggagattttaaaaaaagaagaagaaaaaaagagaaagccttCTTGCAGAAGCAGGTGCACTACAAAGCTCAATTAGTTCACAGACTGAGGACACTGCTTTTCCTAAGTCCCTCCCCCCTACCCCGCACTGGGAACAGTTTTCTGAGTCTCCCTCTCTCGACTTTCCATCCCTCGAGTCCTAaccaggttttttcttttttgcttgagAGAACGAAAAAAAGTTGACAGGGAAGGAATATCCGGTTCATCTCGCGAAGGGTTTTCTATTTTCAGTAAGTTTTACTGTTCTCCAGATGGCTCCCGATAGTCCCTAGACACACAGAGTCACTAGGCTTCCTCGCGACCCTTTTGAGAATCTATTTCATGAAAACCAGGAGCTCTCTGTACCCCCCAAAACAGACCTACCCAGAATTTCGCATGTGATTTCCACGTCGTTTGTCGACCCTCATCTTTGCATCCCAAGTTATAAATGTCTGTTTCGAGTTAAAAGGCAAAGGACCCTCTAACGTCTTCCCAGGGGCCTAAAAGACCCCCTCGACCTCCCAAAGTGAGTGCCTGACGCGGCCAGTGGGAGCTCCGACCTTGACCGCGCGCCCGAGGAGGTGGATCCCTGCTATCCACTGGCATTAACCAGAGGAAAAGTTAACTTTCGGCTCCTTGCAGGTCTCCAAAGTCCGTCTTGCACGCGCCGGACGGAGCTGGGCCAAGGTCTCGAAATATGAGACCAGGCAAGAGAGACGTGTGGACAAAGCTTCAGGGCACCACCGGCAGCCGCATGCAAACCCACCCGAAGGACTGGGCCCGGGGACTCCGGGCCGCGACCGCTGCGGGTCTGAGCTCAGCCTCCAACGCCCCCGTCTCCCCCTAGGAACGAGAGCCTACCGCGAGCCCGCCCCGCGCGACGTCCGACGCCGAGGCTCCCCCAAACCTGGAGACCTCGGCCGCAGCCCGGCGTCCCTCGCGGGGCGTCCTTACCTTGGGGTTGGTCAGGAGTTGGTGCTCGTCGTTGTGCAGCAGCGCTCTGGAGTTGGACTCCGAGTTGTTCACGTAGACCTGGACGCAGGGGTACTGCGAGGTGCCCCTGCAGTCGGCGCCACAGGTGAAGGTGCACTCGAAGACCTCGCCGATCTGCTGCACCGACAGCACCGTGCAGTTGGCCGCCGTGGCTTGCAGATCCTGCAGCGCGGGACTGAGCCAGCAGAAGCCGAAGATAAAGAGCGACACGACGCCGGAGATGATGAGAAACAAGCCGAGCCGGATGCTCTTGTCCTCGGCTTCCGTGTACTCGTAAGCCACCCGGAGCTTCGCCATCGCCCCCCACTCCGGGCGGCTGGcgcgctccccccgccccctcccgcccccggcGCCGAGCCCGACTGCCTCGGGCGggaggagccgccgccgccgccgcgcgaCAGCAGGGGAGTGGGCGGCGAGGGGGAGCGCGCGAGAACAAAGGGGCCGAGGCCGGCGACGCCCCCGGCGGcggcagcgcccccccccccgccgcccccagtCCCGCCGCCAGCCGGGCCCCGGAGGCTCGCGGTGCGACCGCTGCTTCAGAGCCTCCTGCACCCTCGGGCGCGAGGAGCGCACGGGCGGCTCCTGCCTCCAGCGCCCCCTGCCAGCCTCCGCCCCCGCgctctccccgcctcccccaccccgcctcctctCGCCCGGTGTCTCCCCGTCTCCATCGCCCGCCGGCAGCTTCTCCGGCTCTTCGGGCAGCTGCCCCGAGGGCAGGCGCGGCTGAGCTGGGCCGAGCCCCGGGGCTCCCCCGTGCGGGAGGCGGCTCCGCCCGGCCCCACCCGCCGCCGCCCGGGGCCTttccgccccgcccgccccggggACGTCTCCCGTGGGCGAGGGGCGGGCGAGCACCGGGGGGAGCGGCGGCTGGCGCTTGAGATCCTCCTTAAATCTCCCTTGGAGAAGCGTCTGAGATGAAAGCTTAGGATCGGTAGAGCCGAACCCGAgtgaaagttaaaacaaaaacagaaaacaggcaGAGGGCGTAGTGCCAGTGGAGCGGCGGGAATCTTGAACTCCAAACCGGGATTGGTCAGCCAGCCGCGACAGCGAGCCGGCCGCCAGGCAGCGGGCGCGCGGGGGAGACGGGctgccgggccgggccgggccgggccgggcgggtGGGGAGGGAGTTCCCGGGGCGAGCGGCGGGCGCTCGGCGCGCCCCGGGGAGAGCCCGCCACACGTTCTCCGGCCTGGGCGGGCGCGCGGACCTGCCCGCGGCGGGGCGGGAGGCGTGACCCGCCGCGCGCCGCCCTTCCCAGCCCAGCGAGCGAAGTAACCGTCTGGCTGCGGGGTCCTAAGCCCGCCCAACCGCCTTGACGCGGGCCGCGCTCCCCGACCCCCAGCCCGCCCCCAGGGCGCCCGCATAGGAATGAAACAGGGTGATTCAGGCGGAGTTTGCTGTGGGAACATCGCGCGTGGGGCAGGAGCCTGCGACTGGCAAGACCAAGGAAACCCGCTGCCTGGGTGCTCGCTGGACCTATCGGAAACTTAGGTCTCCCGCAGCCGGGTGGACCGCAACTCTATTTGCCCCAAAGCTGGGACGGACTGAATAGGGACCGAAGGAAGCAGGCGGAGAGGTTTGCAGCCCTGGAAAGAGACACCACTTTCCCCATCAGGATGGTCCCCCCTGGCTCCCTGGAC harbors:
- the KCNMB4 gene encoding calcium-activated potassium channel subunit beta-4, whose translation is MAKLRVAYEYTEAEDKSIRLGLFLIISGVVSLFIFGFCWLSPALQDLQATAANCTVLSVQQIGEVFECTFTCGADCRGTSQYPCVQVYVNNSESNSRALLHNDEHQLLTNPKCSYIPPCKRENQKNLESVMNWQQYWKDEIGSQPFTCYFNQFQRPDDVLLHRTHDEIVLLHCFLWPVVTFVVGVLIVVLTICAKSLAVKAEAMKKRKFS